One Gemmatimonadota bacterium genomic window, CTGGAAATCCGGCCGTCCCCGTCGATGACGAAGGTCGACCGCTCGATCCCCATGTACTTCCGGCCGTAATTCGTCTTCTCCTTGTACACGCCGTACGCCGTGGATACGGAGGTGTCCGGGTCGCTCAACAACGGGAAGGGCAGGTCGTACTTCGTTGCGAACTTCTCGTGGGAAGGTATATCGTCACAGCTGACGCCGTAGACCTGCACATCCTGACCCTGAAACGTCGTGTAGTGGTCCCTGAAGGCGCAGGACTCCCGGGTGCAGCCGGGCGTGTCGTCCTTCGGGTAGAAATACAGTACTACCGTCTTGCCCTTCAGATCCTTGAGCGAAACAGGTCCGCCCTTGTCGGCTTCCATGG contains:
- a CDS encoding thioredoxin-dependent thiol peroxidase, which translates into the protein MLQAGDQAPDFTMEADKGGPVSLKDLKGKTVVLYFYPKDDTPGCTRESCAFRDHYTTFQGQDVQVYGVSCDDIPSHEKFATKYDLPFPLLSDPDTSVSTAYGVYKEKTNYGRKYMGIERSTFVIDGDGRISRIFRNVKVDGHVEKVLDEVSG